Genomic window (Allostreptomyces psammosilenae):
GACGCTCCTGGCCGACCAGGCCGCCATCCCGGCCCTCGCCGCCCGCCTGCCCGAGGCCCTCACCGCCCACCGCGGACTGCTGCACGGCCCGCGGGCCGCCCGGACGGGAGCCTCCGGCGGTGCAGCGGCCGCGGCCGACGCGGAGGCCGACTTCTTCCGCGACCGCGTCACCGAACCCGACCGGCCGGCCCCGCACGTCGTCCTGCTCGACCCCGCCGGGGAGACCGCCACCGAGGAGGACGCGCCCAACGCCATCGGCCCCCTCGCCCGCCGGCACGCCGAGGCGGCCGGCGCCCCCATCGACGTCCTCACCGCCGCTCCGGGCCACCCCCTGGAACGCCTGGCGGAACTGCTGGCCCTCGCCGAGTTCACCGCCACCTACGCGGGGATCGGCACCGGCTCGTAGGGGCCGCCACCCCGGCAGGTGTCATCACCCCCCGGGCGGCCGGCCCACCGCCCCCCGGCCACCCCGGCCCGGCCATCCACCCAGGCCCGGTCCTGCGAGAACCGCCCTCGCCCGTCGAGGCGTCAACCCCCCGCCGCCGGAAGTTGTCCACAGGCCCGAAAGGGGGACTGCCGCCGCCGGTTCCGCCATGGGATCCTGGAATCAGGGGGGCCACCCGGCGTTCCCGGCCCAGTGCTGCCCGAATGCCACCGCAACCCCGCCCCGCCCGGTCCACCCCCACCACCCGGTCAGGGACCTCGGGCGACCGGGCCGACACCCGGCCATGTGACACTGCCCCCATGGACCTGCTCGACAACACCATCCGCCCCTACGCCTGGGGATCCACCACCGCCATCCCGCGCCTGCTCGGCACCGAGCCGACCGGCGAACCGCAGGCGGAGATGTGGATGGGCGCGCACCCCGGTGCGCCGTCCCGCCTCGTCCGCAACGGCACCCCCACGTCCCTTGACATCGTTGTCGGCGCCGACCCCGAGAACGAGCTCGGCAAGGACGTCACGGCCCGCTTCGGCCCCCGCCTGCCCTTCCTGTTCAAGGTGCTCGCCGCCGGCTCCCCGCTCTCCCTCCAGGTCCACCCCGACCTCGAACAGGCGCGGGCCGGCTTCGCCGACGAGGAGGCCCGCGGCATCCCCGTGGACGCCGCGCACCGCAACTACAAGGACGCCAACCACAAGCCGGAGATGATCTGCGCCCTCGAGCCCTTCGACGGCCTGTGCGGCTTCCGCGACCCGCGCCGCACCGCCGACCTCCTCGACGCGCTCGCCGTGTCCGCCCTCCAGCCGTGGATCGACGTACTGCGCACCCGCCCCGAGGAGGAGGCGCTGCGCGAGGTGCTGACCGGCATCCTGAGCGCCGACCGCCAGGCGTTCGCCGCCACCGCGACCGAGGTCGCCGCGGCGGCCGAGCGGGTCGCCGCGGCCGGCGGCCCGTGGGCCGAGGCGCTCGCCGCCTACGCCGGGATCGCCCACGCCTACCCCGGCGACCCCGGTCTGGTCGCGGCCATGCTCCTGAACCACGTCCGGCTGAGCCCCGGCGAGGCGCTCTTCCTCGGCGCCGGCGTGCCGCACGCCTACCTCAGCGGCCTCGGCGTCGAGCTGATGGCCAACTCGGACAACGTGCTCCGCTGCGGCCTGACCCCCAAGCACGTCGACGTGCCGGAGCTGCTGCGGATCGTCCGCTTCGCCAGCGGCGAGGCCGAGGTGCTCCGCCCGGAGCCGCACGGCGACGAGCAGGTCTACCCGGCCCCGATCGACGAGTTCCGCCTCAGCCGCCTGGTCCTCGACCAGGCCGCCGCCGACGGCTCCCCGGTCGAGCTGCCCACCGGCACGCCGCAGATCGTGCTGTGCACCGAGGGCCGGATCCTCCTCACCCCGCTGGACGGGGCAGCGGACGGCGCCGCGCTGGAGCTGACCGCCGGCCGTTCCGCCTACCTCGCCGCCACCGACGGCCCGGTCCGGCTGACCGGCAGCGGCACCCTGTTCCGCGCCACCGTCGGCGCCTGACCACAGGCCCTTGACCCCGTGGGCCCGTGACCACAGCGGCCCGGCCGCGGGCGCCCCACCGAAGGCGCCCGCGGCCGGGCCGCGCCGGAAAGCGGACGGCCCTCCCCACCTGCCACACCCACCGCCAGTCGTACCGAGCCGCCCAAGTGGTAAATGCCCGAAATGAGTAGGACGCGCCGCCGCGGGGCAGTCGTCGGCACATGAGCCGACGTATCACGGGCGGCGTCCACCACGCCGCGCACCCCCAGCGGATCGAGGCGGTCGCATGAGCACCCACGGCGGAACCCGCGCCGTCATCGCCGCGCTCCTCGCCAACCTCGCCATCGCCGTGGCCAAGTTCGTCGCCTGGGCCTTCTCCGGCTCCTCCGCCATGCTCGCGGAGGCGGTCCACTCCGTCGCCGACTCCGGCAACCAGGCCCTGCTGCTGCTCGGCGGCCGCCGCTCGCGACGCGCCGCCACCCCCGAGCACCCCTTCGGCTACGGGCGCGAACGCTACGTCTTCGGCTTCCTCGTCACCGTCGTGCTCTTCAGCATGGGCGGCCTGTTCGCCCTCTACGAGGGCTACGAGAAGATCCGCCACCCGCACGCCCTCGAAGCCTGGTACTGGCCGGTCGGCGTACTGGTCTTCGCGATCGTCGCCGAGGCGTTCTCCTTCCGCACCGCCGTGAAGGAGTCCAACCACGCCCGCGCCGGCCTCGGCTGGGTCGCCTTCGTGCGCCGCGCCAAGGCACCCGAACTCCCGGTCGTGCTGCTGGAGGACCTCGGCGCGCTCGTCGGCCTGGTGCTCGCCCTCGGCGGCGTGCTGCTCACCATGGCCACCGGCGACGCCGTCTGGGACGGCGTGGGCACCATCTGCATCGGCGTGCTGCTGGTGACCATCGCCCTCGTCCTCGCCGCCGAGACCAAGAGCCTGCTGCTCGGCGAGGCCGCCGGCCCCGAGGTCGTGGACGACATCAGCCGGAGCCTCGTCGACGGCCGCACCGTCACCGACGTCATCCACATGAAGACGCTCCACCTCGGCCCCGAGGAGCTCCTGGTGGCCGCCAAGATCGCGGTGCGCCACGACGAGACCGCCGCCCAGGTGGCGCGCGCCATCGACGCCGCCGAGGCCCGGGTGCGCGCGGCCGTCCCGATGGCCCGCCTGATCTACCTGGAACCGGACATCCGCCGCGGCGCCGTCACCGCCTCGACCACCCCGTGAACGGCCATCAGCACCCCCACCCCCCGGCACGGCGTGTAGCCTCGAACCAGCGAGACGTCGCTGCTGATGGCGGTCGGCGCCCACCGCGTGCCCGGCATGCCGTGCACCGCGGTCGGAGCCGAGGGCAGAGGGCCACCGACGGACTGCGCGCACCCGCGGGCCACCGCCCGCACGGACGCGACACCCACCGGGTCGTCGCGCCCGTCCACCGTGCCCGCACCTCCGCATGCCCGTGACCACACCACCATCGGGAGAACCACAGCGATGACCGCTGCCTTCACCGACTTCAAGGTCGCCGACCTCTCCCTCGCCGCCTTCGGGCGCAAGGAGATCGAGCTCGCCGAGCATGAGATGCCCGGCCTGATGGCGATCCGCCGCGAGTACGCGGCCAGCCAGCCGCTGGCCGGCGCCCGCATCACCGGCTCGCTGCACATGACCGTGCAGACCGCCGTCCTCATCGAGACCCTCACCGCCCTCGGCGCGCAGGTCCGCTGGGCCTCCTGCAACATCTTCTCCACCCAGGACCACGCCGCCGCCGCCATCGCCGTGGGCCCCGAGGGCACCCCCGAGGACCCGCGCGGCGTCCCGGTCTACGCCTGGAAGGGCGAGACCCTGGAGGAGTACTGGTGGTGCACCGAGCAGGCGCTCACCTGGCCCGACCACGCCGGCCCCAACATGATCCTGGACGACGGCGGTGACGCCACCCTGCTCGTGCACAAGGGCGTCGAGTTCGAGAAGGCCGGCGCCGCGCCCGACCCGGCCACCGCAGACTCCGACGAGTACCGCATCATCCTCGAACTGCTGAACCGCACGCTGCGCGAGACCCCCGGCAAGTGGACCGCCCTCGCCGCCGAGGTCAAGGGCGTCACCGAGGAGACCACCACCGGCGTGCACCGGCTCTACGAGATGCACCGCAACGGCACGCTGCTCTTCCCGGCGATCAACGTCAACGACTCCGTCACCAAGTCGAAGTTCGACAACAAGTACGGCGTCCGCCACTCGCTGATCGACGGCATCAACCGCGCGACCGACGTGCTGATCGGCGGCAAGGTCGCCGTCGTCTGCGGCTACGGCGACGTCGGCAAGGGAAGCGCCGAGTCGCTGCGCGGCCAGGGCGCCCGGGTGATCGTCACCGAGATCGACCCGATCTGCGCCCTGCAGGCCGCCATGGACGGCTACCAGGTGGCCCGCCTGGAGGACGTCGTCGAGACGGCCGACATCTTCATCACCACCACCGGCAACCGCGACATCATCATGGCCTCCGACATGGCCCGGATGAAGCACCAGGCGATCGTCGGCAACATCGGCCACTTCGACAACGAGATCGACATGGCCGGCCTGGCCCGGGTGCCCGGCATCGTCAAGACCGAGATCAAGCCGCAGGTCCACGAGTGGCGCTTCCCCGACGGCCACACCGTGATCGTGCTGTCCGAGGGGCGCCTGCTCAACCTCGGCAACGCGACCGGCCACCCGTCGTTCGTGATGTCCAACTCGTTCGCGAACCAGACCATCGCCCAGATCGAGCTGTTCACCAAGCCGGAGCAGTACCCCACCGCCGTCTACACGCTGCCCAAGCACCTGGACGAGAAGGTGGCCCGACTCCACTTGGACGCCCTCGGCGCCCGCCTGACCGAGCTGCGCCCCGAGCAGGCCGCCTACATCGGCGTGCCGGTGGAGGGCCCCTACAAGTCGGAGCACTACCGCTACTGACCCGACCGGCGCGGAACGGCCGCGGCCCCGGAGCATCCCGCTCCGGGGCCGCGGCCCTTTCCCGCCTCACCGACGGCCCCCCCGAACACCCGCTACGCGGGCGGCGCGAAACCACCGGACCGACTCGACTCCCCGCCCGCGGCCCCCGGCGCACCCGCGGCGCCCGGAGCCTCCGGAACCCGCGGCGGGGCCGCCGGAACCCCCGCGGCGGCACCCACCGTCCCCGGCTGGAAGGGCGGCGGCGCGCCCACGGAGTGCCCCGGCGCCGGCAGACTCCACCCGCCGGCCGCCGCCTGTCCGCCCGGCGCCTGCCCGGCCACCGGCTGCCCGTTCGGCCCCGGCACGGGGTACCCACCACCAGGAACGCCCTGGCCGGCCGGTCCGCCCACCCCGGGCGCCACCTGTCCGTACCCGCCGCCCGCACCGTGGCCGGGCGCCGGGGGATGGCCGCCGGGCCCGTGACCCCCGGCTCCCGCGGGCCCGCCATGGCCGTACGGGTAGCCCTGCACCCCCGGGTAGCCCTGCGCCCCTGGATAGCCCTGCGCCGCCGGATGGCCCGGCGCGGGCGCCGCGTACCCGTAGCCGGGGGCGGGGGCGGGCACCGCCACCGGGCCCTGCTGCCCGGCCCACCGCGCCGATATTTGCGCCATCCCACGCCGACGCCGCTCGCCCAGCACCGCCTCCAGATAGAGATCGGCCGTCACGCCCCGTGGCACGGGAGCCGCCGTGGCCGTGGCCACCTCCGACGCCAACCGACCGGCCATCGCCGCGCCCACCACCGGGTCGAGCTGCCGCCGGCGGGTGAGGTACTGCCGGACCCGCAGCGCCTGCTCGTCGCTGAGCGCCGACAGGTCCAGGGTGGCCGCCCACTCGGCGAGCTGCGGCGGCAGGTAGCCGACCTCCAGCGTCTGCTCGGGCACCCGCGTGAGCATGACGACCGTGCCGGCGAACAGGTCCCCGAGCCGCCGCCCCCGGTCCGAGACGAGCGAGGCCACGACCGCCACGACACCGAACGTCATGGTCAGCTCCACCACGCCGACCAGCTGGCGCACCAGCGCGTGCCGGAACCGGATCGGCCCGCCGTCGTCGCGCACCACCCGCAGCCCCATCACCAGCTTGCCCACCGAACGCCCGTTGGAGAGCGTCTCGATGGCCAGCGGCAGGCCGACCAGCGTGCCGACGCCCACCAGGATGGCGACGATCGTCGACAGGGAGGACTCCCCGCCGGTCAACCAGCCCAGCAGCAACTGGGCCAGGATCATCGCCACCCAGTAGATCGTCATGTCGATGGCGATGGCGATGCCGCGGCTCATCAGCCGGGCCGGCCGCAGGTCGAGCGCGACCGCCTCCCCGGTTACCAGATTCGCCACGGCGCCTCCCACTGGTCGTTGGTCCGTGCCTCGTTGATCGGTGCGTCGGGTACAGCCTCGGTCACGGAAGGGGCGGGCTGCAACAAGGGCCCCACCACCGGGCCGGCACCCCCGCCCCGGGCGCCCGGACCCCTTGCCTCCCGGGCGAGCGGGCCATGCGGCATGCTGGCCGGTGAGCGCCACCCCGTCCCCACGGACCCTCCACGGCGTGCAGCGGCGGAGGGATCGTGCCCCCGCACCGGAGGATCACCTGTGGACATCGACGTCTTCGTCGCCGCGCACCAGCACGAGTGGCAGCGGCTCGACGCGCTGTGCAAGCGACGCGGGCGGCTGAGCGGCACCGAGGCGGACGAACTGGTGGCGCTCTACCAGCGGGCCGCGACCCACCTGTCCCTGGTCCGCTCCGCCGCGCCCGACCCGGCGCTGGTCGGGCGCCTGTCCGCGCTGGTGGCCGCCGGACGCTCGGCCGTCACCGGGGCCCGCAGCTCCGGGTGGCGGGACGCCGCGCGCTACTTCACCCGCTCGTTCCCCGCGGCGCTGTACCGGACCAGCTCCTGGTGGATGCCCACGATGCTGGTGTGCTGGGTGGTGGCCGCGCTCGCCGGCTGG
Coding sequences:
- the manA gene encoding mannose-6-phosphate isomerase, class I, producing MDLLDNTIRPYAWGSTTAIPRLLGTEPTGEPQAEMWMGAHPGAPSRLVRNGTPTSLDIVVGADPENELGKDVTARFGPRLPFLFKVLAAGSPLSLQVHPDLEQARAGFADEEARGIPVDAAHRNYKDANHKPEMICALEPFDGLCGFRDPRRTADLLDALAVSALQPWIDVLRTRPEEEALREVLTGILSADRQAFAATATEVAAAAERVAAAGGPWAEALAAYAGIAHAYPGDPGLVAAMLLNHVRLSPGEALFLGAGVPHAYLSGLGVELMANSDNVLRCGLTPKHVDVPELLRIVRFASGEAEVLRPEPHGDEQVYPAPIDEFRLSRLVLDQAAADGSPVELPTGTPQIVLCTEGRILLTPLDGAADGAALELTAGRSAYLAATDGPVRLTGSGTLFRATVGA
- a CDS encoding cation diffusion facilitator family transporter; translated protein: MSTHGGTRAVIAALLANLAIAVAKFVAWAFSGSSAMLAEAVHSVADSGNQALLLLGGRRSRRAATPEHPFGYGRERYVFGFLVTVVLFSMGGLFALYEGYEKIRHPHALEAWYWPVGVLVFAIVAEAFSFRTAVKESNHARAGLGWVAFVRRAKAPELPVVLLEDLGALVGLVLALGGVLLTMATGDAVWDGVGTICIGVLLVTIALVLAAETKSLLLGEAAGPEVVDDISRSLVDGRTVTDVIHMKTLHLGPEELLVAAKIAVRHDETAAQVARAIDAAEARVRAAVPMARLIYLEPDIRRGAVTASTTP
- the ahcY gene encoding adenosylhomocysteinase; amino-acid sequence: MTAAFTDFKVADLSLAAFGRKEIELAEHEMPGLMAIRREYAASQPLAGARITGSLHMTVQTAVLIETLTALGAQVRWASCNIFSTQDHAAAAIAVGPEGTPEDPRGVPVYAWKGETLEEYWWCTEQALTWPDHAGPNMILDDGGDATLLVHKGVEFEKAGAAPDPATADSDEYRIILELLNRTLRETPGKWTALAAEVKGVTEETTTGVHRLYEMHRNGTLLFPAINVNDSVTKSKFDNKYGVRHSLIDGINRATDVLIGGKVAVVCGYGDVGKGSAESLRGQGARVIVTEIDPICALQAAMDGYQVARLEDVVETADIFITTTGNRDIIMASDMARMKHQAIVGNIGHFDNEIDMAGLARVPGIVKTEIKPQVHEWRFPDGHTVIVLSEGRLLNLGNATGHPSFVMSNSFANQTIAQIELFTKPEQYPTAVYTLPKHLDEKVARLHLDALGARLTELRPEQAAYIGVPVEGPYKSEHYRY
- a CDS encoding RDD family protein produces the protein MANLVTGEAVALDLRPARLMSRGIAIAIDMTIYWVAMILAQLLLGWLTGGESSLSTIVAILVGVGTLVGLPLAIETLSNGRSVGKLVMGLRVVRDDGGPIRFRHALVRQLVGVVELTMTFGVVAVVASLVSDRGRRLGDLFAGTVVMLTRVPEQTLEVGYLPPQLAEWAATLDLSALSDEQALRVRQYLTRRRQLDPVVGAAMAGRLASEVATATAAPVPRGVTADLYLEAVLGERRRRGMAQISARWAGQQGPVAVPAPAPGYGYAAPAPGHPAAQGYPGAQGYPGVQGYPYGHGGPAGAGGHGPGGHPPAPGHGAGGGYGQVAPGVGGPAGQGVPGGGYPVPGPNGQPVAGQAPGGQAAAGGWSLPAPGHSVGAPPPFQPGTVGAAAGVPAAPPRVPEAPGAAGAPGAAGGESSRSGGFAPPA